In the Acidovorax sp. A79 genome, one interval contains:
- a CDS encoding ABC transporter substrate-binding protein — MSGRIDHAEGNRPGIGSDDRGSAGHRSRPGASRRQWLQQAAALSVGATGILGPGSAARAQAQAPAASLVLGDQAGGLRALFEAARTLEGAPFAWRWANFQGAAPLFEAHRSGAVDTAMAGDLPVLAAAVGKTPLKIVATRVGQPDSLGIVVQGDSPLGKVADLRGKTVIVSSARGSISQYQLYGALEEAGVKREEVTVKFVLPTDAAAAFASRQIDAWAIFDPYYTIALQQGGRILRDGRGINTALGFITATEAALADPAKRAAIVQYLDRLARAGDWALAHREAYAQVYTQLTRLPIDASRIITGRAAIAARPVTQADVTALQTVADRSARDGILPVRVDVAAITDMQVWRGAV, encoded by the coding sequence ATGAGTGGCCGAATCGACCACGCCGAGGGCAACCGCCCCGGCATCGGCAGCGACGACAGGGGCAGCGCCGGCCACCGCAGCCGCCCCGGCGCATCGCGCCGCCAGTGGCTGCAGCAGGCGGCGGCCCTGTCGGTGGGCGCCACCGGCATCCTGGGCCCGGGCTCCGCCGCCCGCGCCCAGGCGCAGGCACCTGCGGCATCGCTGGTGCTGGGCGACCAGGCCGGTGGATTGCGTGCCCTGTTCGAAGCCGCCCGCACGCTGGAGGGCGCACCGTTTGCCTGGCGCTGGGCCAACTTCCAGGGCGCTGCGCCGCTGTTTGAAGCGCACCGCAGCGGCGCGGTGGACACCGCCATGGCCGGTGACCTGCCCGTGCTGGCGGCCGCGGTGGGCAAGACCCCACTCAAGATCGTGGCCACCCGCGTCGGCCAGCCCGACTCGCTGGGCATCGTGGTGCAGGGTGACTCGCCCCTGGGCAAGGTGGCCGACCTGCGGGGCAAAACCGTCATCGTCTCGTCCGCGCGCGGCAGCATCTCGCAATACCAGCTGTACGGCGCGCTGGAAGAGGCGGGCGTCAAGCGCGAGGAGGTCACGGTCAAGTTCGTGCTGCCCACCGACGCAGCCGCCGCCTTCGCCTCCCGGCAGATCGACGCCTGGGCGATCTTCGACCCCTACTACACCATCGCCCTGCAGCAGGGCGGCCGCATCCTGCGCGACGGGCGCGGCATCAACACCGCCCTGGGCTTCATCACCGCCACCGAGGCCGCCCTGGCCGACCCGGCCAAGCGCGCCGCCATCGTGCAGTACCTGGACCGCCTGGCCCGCGCCGGCGACTGGGCCCTGGCCCACCGCGAGGCGTATGCGCAGGTCTACACCCAGCTCACGCGCCTGCCCATCGACGCCTCGCGCATCATCACCGGGCGCGCGGCCATCGCGGCCCGGCCCGTGACGCAGGCGGATGTCACGGCGCTGCAGACGGTGGCGGACCGTTCCGCGCGGGATGGGATTCTGCCGGTGCGGGTGGATGTGGCGGCGATCACGGATATGCAGGTTTGGCGAGGGGCCGTGTGA
- a CDS encoding Bug family tripartite tricarboxylate transporter substrate binding protein, with protein sequence MTTHSPSSPRRRALLAASLLPLLAGPPALASAPWPRRAIKWVVPYLAGTGPDTTARIVAEAVSKELGQPVVIENRGGVGGNLGARQVAKAAPDGYTWIYSGSPMAASMRMYKAPGYDVLKDFRHVIGLTSSDTTVIVHASSDIRTLEQLLTRMRAQPGKIDYASGGIGTPSHLGVEMLLSVAQAEATHVPYKGASEIVNAVMGQQVTFGAPITSVAYANIQAGKLRALAVTGPRRNPKLPGVPTLAELQVPGVELTSWGGVSVPTGTPDAIVARVRAALDAALRQPAVVSALEEQGGQVFVQDSEAFTRAFGKEIAFTETMMKRARLEPM encoded by the coding sequence ATGACAACCCATTCCCCATCCTCCCCGCGCCGCCGCGCCCTGCTGGCCGCCAGCCTGCTGCCGCTGCTGGCGGGCCCGCCCGCCCTGGCCTCCGCCCCCTGGCCCCGCCGCGCCATCAAGTGGGTGGTGCCCTATCTGGCCGGCACGGGGCCCGACACCACGGCCCGCATCGTGGCCGAGGCCGTGTCCAAGGAACTGGGCCAGCCCGTGGTCATCGAGAACCGTGGCGGCGTGGGCGGCAACCTGGGCGCGCGGCAGGTGGCCAAGGCCGCGCCGGACGGCTACACCTGGATCTACTCGGGCTCGCCCATGGCGGCCAGCATGCGCATGTACAAGGCGCCCGGGTATGACGTGCTCAAGGACTTCCGCCACGTGATCGGGCTCACCAGTTCCGACACCACGGTGATCGTGCACGCGAGCTCCGACATCCGCACGCTGGAGCAACTGCTCACCCGCATGCGCGCCCAGCCGGGCAAGATCGACTACGCGTCGGGCGGCATCGGCACCCCGTCGCACCTGGGGGTGGAGATGCTGCTGAGCGTGGCCCAGGCCGAAGCCACCCACGTGCCCTACAAGGGCGCCTCGGAGATCGTGAATGCCGTGATGGGCCAGCAGGTGACTTTCGGCGCCCCCATCACCTCGGTGGCGTACGCCAACATCCAGGCTGGAAAATTGCGGGCCCTGGCCGTGACCGGCCCCCGGCGCAACCCCAAGCTGCCGGGCGTGCCCACGCTGGCGGAGCTGCAGGTGCCCGGCGTGGAGCTGACGTCGTGGGGCGGTGTCTCGGTGCCCACCGGCACGCCCGACGCCATCGTCGCGCGCGTGCGCGCCGCCCTCGATGCCGCGCTCAGGCAGCCCGCCGTCGTGAGCGCGCTGGAAGAACAGGGCGGCCAGGTCTTCGTGCAGGACAGCGAGGCCTTCACACGCGCTTTCGGCAAGGAAATAGCGTTCACGGAAACCATGATGAAGAGGGCGCGGCTGGAGCCGATGTAG
- a CDS encoding LLM class flavin-dependent oxidoreductase produces the protein MPVQFIGMIQPNEVSETIPRRGPAVDPAYVRVFAQAHEHAGFDRILVPASSSSPDTLLTATYAASVTQKIGLLLAHRPGFVAPTLAARQLATLDHYTGGRLAVHYISGGSDEDQQRDGDFLGHDERYARTDEYLGILRRVWAEDKPFDHEGTYYRAKGAVSEVKPLQGQRVPIYFGGASAPALQVAGKHADVYALWGESLAQAGDLVRRVRAEATLHGRHVDFSISFRPILGKTEDEAWAKAERILDDTRRLRVQQGYARGVGPQQSEGAQRLLADAAKGDRVDERLWTAIAREIGGRSNSTSLVGTPEQVADALLKYYDLGITTFLIRGFDPLVDAIDYGRELLPLVRARVAERDGEHAAQTLRKAA, from the coding sequence ATGCCCGTCCAGTTCATCGGCATGATCCAGCCGAACGAAGTGTCAGAAACCATTCCCCGCCGTGGCCCGGCGGTGGACCCCGCCTATGTGCGCGTGTTCGCCCAGGCGCACGAGCACGCGGGCTTCGACCGCATCCTGGTGCCCGCCAGCTCATCGAGCCCCGACACGCTGCTCACCGCCACCTACGCGGCCTCGGTCACGCAGAAGATCGGCCTGCTGCTGGCCCACCGCCCCGGCTTCGTGGCGCCCACGCTGGCCGCGCGCCAGCTGGCCACGCTGGACCACTACACCGGCGGCCGCCTGGCGGTTCACTACATCAGCGGCGGCTCGGACGAAGACCAGCAGCGCGACGGCGACTTCCTCGGTCACGACGAGCGCTATGCGCGCACCGACGAATACCTCGGCATCCTGCGCCGCGTGTGGGCCGAGGACAAGCCTTTCGACCACGAAGGCACCTACTACCGCGCCAAGGGTGCCGTGTCCGAGGTGAAGCCGCTGCAGGGCCAGCGCGTGCCCATCTACTTTGGCGGCGCATCGGCCCCCGCCTTGCAGGTGGCCGGCAAGCATGCCGACGTGTACGCGCTGTGGGGCGAATCGCTGGCCCAGGCCGGCGACCTGGTGCGCCGCGTGCGCGCCGAGGCCACCTTGCACGGCCGCCATGTGGATTTCAGCATCTCGTTCCGTCCCATCCTGGGCAAGACCGAGGACGAGGCCTGGGCCAAGGCCGAGCGCATCCTGGACGACACCCGCCGCCTGCGCGTGCAGCAGGGCTATGCACGCGGCGTGGGGCCGCAGCAAAGCGAAGGCGCGCAGCGCCTGCTGGCCGATGCGGCCAAGGGCGACCGCGTGGACGAACGCCTGTGGACGGCCATCGCGCGCGAGATCGGCGGGCGGTCCAACTCCACCTCCCTGGTCGGCACGCCCGAGCAGGTGGCCGACGCGCTGCTCAAGTACTACGACCTGGGCATCACCACCTTCCTCATCCGGGGCTTCGACCCGCTGGTGGATGCCATCGACTACGGCCGCGAGCTGCTGCCCCTGGTGCGCGCCAGAGTGGCTGAACGCGACGGCGAGCATGCCGCGCAAACCCTGCGCAAGGCAGCCTGA
- a CDS encoding AMP-binding protein yields the protein MGALVARSARTHARRVAVKSPARSVTYAELEQRSNRLANALLGLGLARGDRVGIYLPNCVEIVEIEIACYKAGLVKAPFNARLSPAEVGAVAANSDAALIVTTAERAKAIRPHVEQALQGGMPRLLLLDGAGAASYEAALAQASDAFSPVQVHEHEVAVLHYTSGSSGVLKAAMQTFGNRLAQLRKFLTRSDGQQPGHILGLVGPITHASGMQIVPALCQGVTIRLFNGFEPARFIADMRADRVTHTFMVPTMINMLLAELEGQYRPLPDLLRLGYGAAPMAPARILKAMDVFGPILQQGYGAGETTSGVCGLSVEDHLFARAARPERLASCGRPFLECDVQILGDDGRPVATGEIGEIVVRGDDVFAGYWRAPELTAEVLKDGAYHTGDLARMDDEGFVYIVDRKKDMVISGGFNVYPSEVEAVLYQHDAIADACVFAVPDDKWGEAVAAHVVLKPGRTAGDEVSAAIDAFCAQHLGGFKRPRRIEFVPTLPKNPNGKVMRRAVQAPYWEGRGRMVN from the coding sequence GTGGGCGCGCTTGTCGCCAGGAGCGCCCGGACGCACGCCCGGCGCGTGGCCGTGAAGAGCCCCGCGCGCAGCGTCACCTACGCCGAGCTGGAGCAGCGCTCCAACCGCCTGGCTAACGCCCTGCTCGGCCTGGGCCTGGCGCGCGGCGACCGCGTGGGCATCTACCTGCCCAACTGCGTGGAGATCGTCGAGATCGAGATCGCCTGCTACAAGGCCGGGCTCGTCAAGGCACCCTTCAACGCCCGTCTGTCGCCCGCCGAAGTGGGCGCCGTGGCGGCCAACAGCGATGCCGCCCTCATCGTCACCACGGCCGAGCGGGCCAAGGCCATCCGCCCGCACGTGGAGCAGGCACTGCAGGGCGGCATGCCGCGCCTGCTGCTGCTCGATGGCGCAGGCGCCGCAAGCTACGAGGCCGCACTGGCGCAGGCCAGCGATGCCTTCAGCCCCGTGCAGGTGCACGAGCACGAGGTGGCCGTGCTGCACTACACCTCGGGCTCGTCGGGCGTGCTCAAGGCGGCCATGCAAACCTTTGGCAACCGGCTGGCGCAGCTGCGCAAGTTCCTCACGCGCTCGGACGGGCAGCAGCCCGGGCACATCCTGGGGCTGGTGGGGCCGATCACGCACGCATCGGGCATGCAGATCGTGCCCGCGCTGTGCCAGGGCGTGACCATCCGCCTGTTCAACGGCTTCGAGCCCGCGCGCTTCATCGCCGACATGCGCGCCGACCGCGTGACGCACACCTTCATGGTGCCCACCATGATCAACATGCTGCTGGCCGAGCTGGAGGGCCAGTACCGCCCCCTGCCCGACCTGCTGCGGTTGGGCTATGGCGCCGCCCCCATGGCGCCCGCGCGCATCCTGAAGGCCATGGATGTGTTCGGGCCCATCCTGCAGCAAGGCTATGGCGCAGGCGAGACGACCTCGGGTGTCTGTGGCCTGTCGGTGGAAGACCATCTGTTCGCCCGCGCCGCGCGGCCCGAGCGCCTGGCATCGTGCGGGCGGCCGTTCCTGGAATGCGACGTGCAGATCCTGGGCGACGACGGCCGGCCCGTGGCCACGGGCGAGATCGGCGAGATCGTGGTGCGCGGCGACGACGTCTTCGCGGGCTACTGGCGCGCGCCCGAGCTCACGGCCGAGGTGCTCAAGGACGGTGCGTACCACACGGGCGACCTGGCCCGCATGGACGACGAAGGCTTTGTCTACATCGTGGACCGCAAGAAGGACATGGTGATCAGCGGCGGCTTCAACGTGTACCCCTCCGAGGTGGAAGCGGTGCTGTACCAGCACGACGCGATCGCCGATGCCTGCGTGTTCGCCGTGCCCGACGACAAGTGGGGCGAGGCCGTGGCCGCGCACGTGGTGCTCAAGCCCGGCCGCACGGCGGGCGACGAGGTCAGCGCCGCCATCGACGCCTTCTGCGCCCAGCACCTGGGCGGCTTCAAGCGGCCCCGGCGCATCGAGTTCGTGCCCACGCTGCCCAAGAACCCCAACGGCAAGGTCATGCGCCGCGCGGTGCAGGCGCCGTACTGGGAAGGCCGGGGCCGCATGGTGAACTAG
- a CDS encoding LysR family transcriptional regulator — translation MTITLPPGADRIELMQTFIRIVETGSLSAAAQQLGTSQPTVSRRLQALERSLGIKLLQRSTHVMKLTEDGERCFAHAKALLEDWRAMEDDLRGTADTPRGTLRVLAPHAFGQDQFIAPLMAYLRRYPEVDVEWMLHDRRPNFIAEGIDCAIQVGAVDDPSVVAVRLAEVPRIVLASPALMTGRPTPEHAQDLQRLPWLALSTFYRRDVTLVHEPSGEAHTFGITPRLATDSLYALRSAALAGLGACISSAWIVDNDVRQGHLLHLVPTWHAAPLPVYLVYPYARFYPARLRLFLEAMRGAMPGLVGMRAVAG, via the coding sequence ATGACCATCACCCTGCCGCCCGGCGCCGACCGCATCGAGCTGATGCAGACCTTCATCCGCATCGTGGAGACCGGCAGCCTGTCTGCCGCCGCCCAGCAGCTGGGCACCAGCCAGCCCACCGTGAGCCGCCGCCTGCAGGCGCTGGAGCGCAGCCTGGGCATCAAGCTGCTGCAGCGCTCCACCCACGTGATGAAGCTGACGGAAGACGGCGAACGCTGCTTTGCCCACGCCAAGGCCCTGCTGGAAGACTGGCGCGCCATGGAAGACGACCTGCGCGGCACGGCCGACACCCCGCGCGGCACCCTGCGCGTGCTGGCGCCGCACGCCTTCGGGCAAGACCAGTTCATCGCCCCGCTGATGGCCTACCTGCGCCGCTACCCCGAGGTGGACGTGGAATGGATGCTGCACGACCGGCGCCCCAACTTCATCGCCGAAGGCATCGACTGCGCCATCCAGGTCGGCGCGGTGGACGACCCCAGCGTGGTCGCCGTGCGCCTGGCCGAAGTGCCCCGCATCGTGCTCGCCTCCCCGGCCCTCATGACCGGGCGCCCCACGCCCGAACATGCGCAGGACCTGCAGCGGCTGCCCTGGCTGGCGCTCAGCACCTTCTACCGGCGCGACGTGACGCTGGTGCACGAGCCCAGCGGGGAGGCCCACACCTTCGGCATCACACCGCGCCTGGCCACCGACAGCCTGTATGCCCTGCGCAGCGCCGCACTGGCCGGACTGGGGGCATGCATTTCATCGGCGTGGATCGTGGACAACGATGTGCGGCAGGGGCATTTGCTGCACCTGGTGCCCACATGGCACGCCGCGCCGCTGCCGGTGTACCTGGTGTACCCCTACGCGCGGTTCTATCCGGCGCGGTTGCGGTTGTTCCTGGAGGCGATGCGGGGCGCGATGCCCGGGCTGGTGGGAATGCGGGCGGTGGCGGGCTGA
- a CDS encoding dihydrofolate reductase family protein has product MGLLTFSINVTLDGCVDHQEGIADEETHAFFTRLMDENGAMLWGRVTYEMMESYWPAVARGDVEAPAAVREWAVKLEAKPKYVVSSTRKDFPWTRSHHIAGDLRTGVQQLKDATPDGVLLGSGKLATELDRLDLIDEYQLLVHPRISGHGPTLYESGLPGTRRLALISARPLRCGAVAMHYRRAR; this is encoded by the coding sequence ATGGGACTCTTGACCTTCAGCATCAACGTCACCCTGGACGGCTGCGTCGACCACCAGGAAGGAATCGCCGACGAGGAGACACACGCCTTCTTCACCCGCCTCATGGACGAGAACGGGGCGATGCTGTGGGGCCGCGTGACCTACGAGATGATGGAGAGCTACTGGCCAGCGGTGGCGCGTGGCGACGTGGAGGCGCCGGCGGCGGTGCGCGAGTGGGCGGTCAAGCTGGAGGCCAAGCCGAAGTACGTGGTGTCCTCGACGCGAAAGGACTTCCCGTGGACCCGCAGCCACCACATCGCCGGCGACCTGCGCACGGGCGTGCAGCAGCTCAAGGACGCGACCCCAGACGGCGTACTTCTCGGTAGCGGCAAGCTCGCGACCGAGCTGGACCGGCTGGATCTGATCGACGAGTACCAATTGCTCGTCCATCCCAGGATCTCCGGCCACGGCCCAACCCTGTACGAGAGCGGGCTGCCCGGTACGCGGCGGCTCGCGTTGATCTCGGCGAGGCCGCTGCGCTGCGGCGCGGTCGCCATGCACTACCGGCGCGCGCGCTGA
- a CDS encoding LysR family transcriptional regulator: MDLRALRYFIAVLEAGSLSRAAGTLYIAQPALTAQIKKLEGELGARLFERSHAGVTPTPAGQQLYEDARRLLSDAAAMRERIQRLPQGPEGSVTIAVPFLLSSLIMGPLLAHLKESHPRIRVFVLDDLSLMVKKAMLDRRADIGILVDAAQVEGLHCRPLVREAMYFCGHDPGGAVRALLRKPPGANAIAATTGTVAGAAAATARPTIDFADAAAQPLVLQSRRYSIRQRVEEAAAARGVALNIAHEHDSARVIRSLYACGGGFTFTPACALGDAPAAGPDWMVARVVNPELTRSYTLATTADREVDGVMQVVMEALIAVVLELVVSGKWEAVV, encoded by the coding sequence ATGGACCTGCGCGCGCTCCGCTACTTCATCGCCGTGCTGGAAGCCGGCAGCCTCTCGCGCGCGGCGGGCACGCTGTACATCGCCCAGCCCGCCCTCACCGCGCAGATCAAGAAGCTCGAGGGCGAGCTGGGCGCGCGGCTGTTCGAGCGCTCGCACGCCGGCGTCACGCCCACGCCCGCCGGGCAGCAGCTGTACGAAGACGCCCGCCGCCTGCTGAGCGACGCCGCCGCGATGCGCGAGCGCATCCAGCGCCTGCCGCAGGGGCCCGAGGGCTCGGTGACGATCGCGGTGCCGTTCCTGCTCTCGTCGCTGATCATGGGCCCGCTGCTGGCGCACCTGAAGGAGTCGCACCCGCGCATCCGCGTCTTTGTCCTGGACGACCTGAGCCTGATGGTGAAAAAGGCGATGCTCGACCGCCGCGCGGACATCGGCATCCTGGTGGACGCGGCGCAGGTGGAGGGCCTGCACTGCCGCCCGCTGGTGCGCGAGGCCATGTATTTTTGCGGGCACGACCCCGGCGGCGCCGTGCGGGCGCTGCTGCGCAAGCCACCGGGTGCCAACGCCATCGCCGCCACTACCGGCACCGTTGCGGGCGCGGCGGCCGCCACCGCGCGCCCCACCATCGACTTCGCCGACGCCGCCGCGCAGCCCCTGGTGCTGCAGTCGCGCCGCTACTCCATCCGCCAGCGGGTGGAAGAAGCCGCCGCCGCGCGCGGCGTGGCCCTGAACATCGCCCACGAACACGACTCCGCCCGCGTGATCCGGTCGCTGTACGCGTGCGGGGGCGGCTTCACCTTCACGCCCGCCTGCGCGCTGGGCGACGCGCCTGCCGCCGGCCCCGACTGGATGGTGGCCCGCGTGGTCAACCCCGAGCTGACGCGCAGCTATACCCTGGCCACCACCGCCGACCGCGAGGTGGACGGCGTGATGCAGGTGGTGATGGAGGCGCTGATCGCGGTGGTGCTGGAACTGGTGGTGTCGGGGAAGTGGGAGGCGGTGGTGTGA
- a CDS encoding acyl-CoA dehydrogenase family protein, whose amino-acid sequence MNNHDITSPIPAPLFPGVPFEGSPQAAELITRINEYLHGELAALAREHGIDHENSPGKALLRQVWKRSHALGFYGMTLPPQMGGLGLSVLDHVLVKEAIYASGSPFAPHVFGELSGPPRVGALARVATPFQLQNFILPVAQADMAICFALTEAEAGSDAGNVQTHAVKDGDHYVLTGEKRFISGSPFADYAVLMASTATDPAQREVSAFFVDLHAPGVRVQAGYKTMAGQTSTGNIALDGARVPATHLIGEPGRGLALALGRITVNRLLHCPAMLGLAQVALRDARDYAQQRQQFGRAIGQFQAIQHMLADMATDWAAARGLMLATARQIDAGGDPRAQAAMAKLFCSEAAFRIADRAVQIHGGEGIVQGRRVEFLFRMLRMYRVLTGTSEIQRNTIAKELLAAP is encoded by the coding sequence ATGAACAACCACGACATCACCTCCCCCATCCCCGCGCCACTGTTTCCGGGCGTGCCGTTCGAAGGCTCGCCGCAGGCGGCCGAGCTGATCACCCGCATCAACGAGTACCTGCACGGCGAGCTGGCCGCGCTGGCGCGCGAGCATGGCATCGACCACGAGAACAGCCCCGGCAAGGCGCTGCTGCGCCAGGTGTGGAAACGTTCGCACGCGCTGGGCTTCTACGGCATGACGCTGCCTCCGCAGATGGGCGGCCTGGGCCTGTCGGTGCTGGACCATGTGCTCGTGAAGGAAGCGATCTATGCCAGCGGCTCGCCCTTCGCGCCGCATGTGTTCGGCGAGCTGAGCGGCCCGCCGCGCGTGGGCGCGCTGGCGCGCGTCGCCACGCCGTTCCAGCTGCAGAACTTCATCCTGCCCGTGGCGCAGGCCGACATGGCGATCTGCTTTGCGCTGACCGAGGCCGAGGCGGGCTCGGATGCGGGCAACGTGCAGACCCACGCCGTGAAGGATGGCGACCACTACGTGCTCACCGGCGAGAAGCGCTTCATCTCGGGCTCGCCCTTTGCCGACTATGCGGTGCTGATGGCCTCCACCGCCACCGATCCGGCGCAGCGCGAGGTGTCCGCGTTCTTCGTGGACCTGCATGCGCCCGGCGTGCGCGTGCAGGCGGGCTACAAGACCATGGCGGGCCAGACGAGCACGGGCAACATCGCCCTGGACGGCGCGCGCGTGCCGGCCACCCACCTCATCGGCGAGCCGGGCCGGGGCCTGGCGCTGGCGCTGGGCCGCATCACCGTGAACCGGCTACTGCACTGCCCCGCCATGCTGGGCCTGGCCCAGGTGGCGCTGCGCGATGCGCGCGACTACGCGCAGCAGCGCCAGCAGTTCGGCCGCGCCATCGGGCAGTTCCAGGCCATTCAGCACATGCTGGCCGACATGGCGACCGACTGGGCCGCCGCGCGCGGGCTGATGCTGGCCACCGCCCGGCAGATCGACGCGGGCGGCGATCCGCGCGCGCAGGCAGCGATGGCCAAGCTGTTCTGCTCGGAAGCGGCGTTCCGCATTGCCGACCGAGCGGTGCAGATCCACGGCGGCGAAGGCATCGTGCAGGGCCGGCGCGTGGAATTCCTGTTCCGCATGCTGCGCATGTACCGGGTGCTCACGGGCACGAGCGAGATCCAGCGCAACACCATCGCCAAGGAATTGCTGGCAGCCCCCTGA
- a CDS encoding GrpB family protein: MTLLESAQYQDQAAATFAAVAAEVARLVPHAIIEHIGASSIPGAISKGDLDICLLVPAQDHARSVEALEAAGYVAKAGTLRTPALCMLLSADTTMDVALQVVARGSEFEFFLHFRDALRADPALVTQYNQLKQRFASDGMDRYRDEKARFIKAVLQAAGTSCAAD, from the coding sequence GTGACATTGCTCGAATCCGCGCAGTACCAGGACCAGGCAGCAGCCACCTTCGCGGCGGTGGCCGCTGAAGTCGCCAGGCTTGTGCCCCACGCCATCATCGAACACATCGGTGCCTCGTCCATCCCAGGCGCCATCTCCAAGGGCGACCTGGACATCTGCTTGCTGGTACCGGCGCAGGACCACGCACGCAGTGTCGAAGCCCTGGAAGCTGCGGGCTACGTGGCCAAGGCCGGCACGCTGCGCACGCCCGCGCTGTGCATGCTTTTGTCAGCCGACACCACCATGGACGTTGCACTGCAGGTGGTAGCGCGTGGCTCGGAGTTCGAGTTCTTTCTGCATTTTCGCGATGCCTTGCGCGCCGACCCTGCGCTGGTAACCCAGTACAACCAGCTCAAACAGCGGTTCGCATCCGATGGGATGGACCGATACCGCGACGAGAAAGCGCGGTTCATCAAGGCGGTGCTGCAGGCCGCAGGAACATCCTGCGCTGCAGATTGA
- a CDS encoding DUF1801 domain-containing protein: MPSTSTTNNQPASTLIDQRIADLADWRGRALARMRQLIHEAAPGVVEEWKWMGTPVWSLGGILCTGESYKAAVKLTFLKGASLPDPARLFNASLDGNARRAIDIHEGDEVDADAFKALIRAAVELNAARPAGRKPAARAKVK, encoded by the coding sequence ATGCCATCCACCAGCACCACAAACAACCAGCCCGCCTCCACCCTCATCGACCAGCGCATCGCCGACCTCGCCGACTGGCGCGGCCGCGCGCTGGCCCGCATGCGCCAGCTCATCCACGAGGCCGCGCCCGGCGTGGTGGAGGAATGGAAGTGGATGGGCACGCCCGTGTGGTCGCTGGGCGGCATCCTGTGCACCGGCGAAAGCTACAAGGCGGCGGTGAAGCTCACCTTCCTCAAGGGGGCCTCGCTGCCCGACCCGGCCCGGCTCTTCAACGCCAGCCTGGACGGCAACGCGCGGCGGGCCATCGACATCCATGAAGGCGATGAGGTGGATGCCGATGCCTTCAAGGCGCTCATCCGCGCTGCGGTGGAGCTCAATGCCGCCAGGCCCGCCGGCAGAAAGCCCGCCGCCCGCGCCAAGGTGAAATAG